The Chloroflexi bacterium ADurb.Bin180 genome segment TGGCGGCGATGGTGGCTGCTGCGGGCGAGTACTATGGCCGCACGGACATCAGTGTGGCTGACGTCACCAACCCGCAGTTCCAGCAGTGGCTGAAAGAGCTGATGGGCGCGGTCACTGACTTTAGCAGCCTGGGATCGTACTCGGTGGAGAACCTGGCCCTCTTTGGCTATTCGATGGGCGATGGCGGCCAGTTGCTGGAGAGCGACCTGCTGATCAACATGGCTGGCATCCTGAACCGCTGGCAAGACCCGCTGGTGATTGTCTATCCGAAGTATGTCACCTGGTTCGACTTTCCCTACACGGTCTGGATGGGCGATGAAACAAGCGCCGTGGAGAAGAACGCCGCCCTCGAGTTCGAACGATTCTTGCTGCTGCCTGAGGTGCAAAAGCGTGCGGTGCAGCTAGGTCTGAGGCCGGCGAACACCGAAGTGCCGGTGACCGAGCCCAACAGCCTCTTCGTCCAGTGGGAATCTCAGGGGGCGATGACGGTTGTGCCCAGAACGACAATGATGCGCAGCCCTGACCGAGATGTGCTGCTGGCTCTGCTGCGTTGGTTCGACCTCAATGTGACCGAGCGGTAGGAGGTGAGCCATGGGCCGACAGCAGACGAGACAGAAACGGGCACTGCCCTGGTTGGCGGTACTGACGACCGTCCTGCTGGGAGCATTGGTACTCTGCGGATCATGTTCCCTGGTGTACCAGGTGGCATTGCGCGACCGGCAGAAGGCGCAGGGTGGCAACGAAGTCACTCTGCGCATCGCCTACTCCCCCGATAAGGAGGTTCTTTTCCAGGAGCTGGTCAAGCGCTTTAACAACAGTAAGGCCAGGAGCCAGAACGGCAAGCGCATCGTCGTTGTGGCTACTGCGGTGGAGCCAGAGTCGATGCTGACTGCCGCAACGCAGGGCGAGTTCGACGCCCTGTGTCCCGACTCGTCGATCTGGTTGGCTCAACTCGAGTTCGACTGGCAGGAGAGCCACGGTTCAGAGTCGTCTATCATTGGGGATACGACCCGGTTTGCCGTCAGCCCGATTGTGATCGCCATGTGGGCTGACACAGCTCGCTCGATGGGTTATCCCGACAAAGCGATCGGGTGGATGGACCTGCTGAACCTGGCGCACGGCAATCCTGATTTTCGCTGGAGCCACCCTTCGACTTCTTCAGCCAGCGGGTTGCTGGCGACGCTGGCTACTTTCTATGCCGGCGCGGGCAAGACCCGCGGTCTGACCGTGGACGACGTGACAAAGCAGAGCACCCTGGACTATGTGGCGGCACTGGAAAAGACGGTACGCTACTATGGAGAGGGTGAGCGTGCCGTCATACAGCAGGTAGCCGAGAAGGGGCGCAGTTACCTGGACGCGTTTGTGGTCCAGGAGCAACTGCTGATTCAGTATAACCGCGGGCACTCGGACAAACTGGTGGCAATCTACCCCGTTGAGGGAGCAACGTGGGCCGATCACCCGCTGGTGTTCCTTGAGCGGGCTGAGGTTACGGCCGATGTGCGAGATGCCTACCATCGGTTCTGTGACCTGCTGCTTTCACCAGAAGCGCAAGCACTGGTGCTGTCCAGCGGCTATCGACCGACAGATCTGAGCATTCCATTGGACTCGGTGGCCTCACCCATCAAGCTGGCGCTGGGAGTGGATCCAAGCCAGCCCAAGACCACGTTGCAGATTCCGGGGCCGACGGTGATTCAGGTTGTGCGTGATGTCTGGCAGTATGCCAAGCGCAAGGCCAATGTCTATCTGGTAGCTGATGTGTCGGGGAGTATGCAGGGCAAGAAACTGGAACAGGCTCGGGAGGCTTTTCTGACCTTCCTCGACATGATCAAGGGAGATCAGGAGAGGGTAGGATTGGTGGTGTTCTCCTCCAGCGAGGTACTGGCAGAACCACTGGCTGAGCTGGAACAGAATCGCGCCAGACTCAAGGCTCAGATTGAAGGTCTTTCGGCGGGAGGCGATACAGCATTGCTGGACGCCGTCAACCTGGCCTACGAGCGGCTGCAGCAGGCGGGTGACAAAGAGCGCATCAACGCCA includes the following:
- a CDS encoding von Willebrand factor type A domain protein, yielding MGRQQTRQKRALPWLAVLTTVLLGALVLCGSCSLVYQVALRDRQKAQGGNEVTLRIAYSPDKEVLFQELVKRFNNSKARSQNGKRIVVVATAVEPESMLTAATQGEFDALCPDSSIWLAQLEFDWQESHGSESSIIGDTTRFAVSPIVIAMWADTARSMGYPDKAIGWMDLLNLAHGNPDFRWSHPSTSSASGLLATLATFYAGAGKTRGLTVDDVTKQSTLDYVAALEKTVRYYGEGERAVIQQVAEKGRSYLDAFVVQEQLLIQYNRGHSDKLVAIYPVEGATWADHPLVFLERAEVTADVRDAYHRFCDLLLSPEAQALVLSSGYRPTDLSIPLDSVASPIKLALGVDPSQPKTTLQIPGPTVIQVVRDVWQYAKRKANVYLVADVSGSMQGKKLEQAREAFLTFLDMIKGDQERVGLVVFSSSEVLAEPLAELEQNRARLKAQIEGLSAGGDTALLDAVNLAYERLQQAGDKERINAIVVMTDGRENNSSIRLKDLTSKMRRENQSGVSVVVFCVAYGDDAEIDTLEQLSSVTGGQTRRGSTATIQELYKLLSTYF